The Dioscorea cayenensis subsp. rotundata cultivar TDr96_F1 chromosome 18, TDr96_F1_v2_PseudoChromosome.rev07_lg8_w22 25.fasta, whole genome shotgun sequence genome includes the window TAACAAGTTAAAACTTCTGGAGAGAGTGCGATTTGGTAATGATTCAAGCCCTATACGTGTCGCTATTGTTGGCTGCGGTTACTGTGGAGTTGAGTTAGCCGCTACGATCTCAGAGAGGTTAAAAGATAAAGGGATAGTTCAAGCAATCAATGTGGAGGATACTATTTGTCCAACTGCAACTCCTGGAAATAGAGAAGCTGCATTAAAGGtaagtatacatatatgcaatcaacatttaattattctattttgaatGCTCTATTTTCTAATCACAATTGTCCAAAACCAGGCCTACGCCCCTGGTCATTAGTAGGAAAGCTTTTAATTGCTTTAATAATCTAAAGTTACCCGGCATGTGATTACTTCAATTTGTTCTACAAGTTTATCGCAAATAACAATGGATTCTCAAGTTGTTGGTTTAGATGGCTCTTTTTGTGTACACTTTTATGAATTTCTTTTttcctctattttattttatttttttatcattggtATCAGGTTCTTTCATCTCGGAACATTCAGCTATACTTGGGTTACTTTGTTAGCTGCATAAAGGAGGTGGCCGATTTCAATGATTCAAAAGAATCGGgacaaaataaattcattttggAACTACAACCTGCAAAAAGAGGAATGGAGAGTCAAACATTGGAAGCAGACTTGGTGTTATGGACAGTGGGTTCAAAGCCACTTGTATCTCAGCTTGAACCTTTTGATCAATACCCTGTATTACCACTGAATGGCAGAGGGCAAGCGGAGACCGATGAAACTCTTCGTGTAAGAGGTCATCCTCGGGTATTTGCAATTGGTGACTCAGCGGCTTTAAGGGACTCTAATGGCCAGTTGCTCCCTGCTACTGCTCAAGTATGATAGATTTATGCAACCATTGGGTTTAAGTAATTCAACTTGTATTTATTAAACATTATGGTTTCTGCAATTATCTTCAGGTTGCTTTTCAGCAAGCGGATTTTGCTGGTTGGAACCTTTGGGCTGCCATCAATGACCGACCTCTTCTCCCGTTCAGGTATAAAATCATTTTCTCGATATTCCTTTGGCTTGGACCTTAAATGCTATATCCTCGATCAATATACATATAGACTGAccaatttatcaaatttatggccttttgtggataGAAATTTTATGATTCGGAATGTCTATGGATGGAAAGACTTGTCACTCACATGAAATGTTCACtctatttgatgattttgagtCAAATACACAGAAAGAACTCTAGTCATTCTGTGAATTATTCAGGTTTCAAAACCTTGGCGAGATGATGACTCTGGGGACAAATGATGCTGCAATAACGCCTAGTTTCATCGAAGGCCTGACCTTGGATGGACCTATTGGTCATGCTGGTAATTAACATGGACATTCTGTGTATACACAATGCTTATTCTTTCTCTATGACTAATGATGATGTACATGTATCTCCTATTTCAGCGAGAAAGTTGGCGTACTTGTGGAGGTTGCCGACTGATGAACATAAGGTAAAGGTTGGGATCAGTTGGCTCACAAAGAGTGCCATCGATTCGATCGCATTGTTGCAAACCAGCCTAACGAAAGCAATTGCAGGATCATAAGTTTATCGGTATGCTTTATGCATGCTTAGTTTCATgttgcataattttattatgctttacaTATGTTTTTTGTTATTCAAATTAATGACCAAATAAAGACATGAAACATTTGGGTTTAAATCAActcaattattattatactaCTGATTTTGGCAGTGTTTTGTATATAGAATTGTAGCTTTCTGTTTATTTGACTTTAAATTTTATCGATGTAGAAACAATAATAGAAATTTCACTCGTCTCTCCCTTGCAattggatatatatacatatatatatttatttattaaagtttcatgtgttttgctttctttgtatTTGCATCATCTGTTGTTTAGAATTAAGTTTCATATGATAGAATTAATAGAATGAATAATATTGCATGAATATTTCAAGATTAAAGAAGCCGATTACAATATACGCACAGTGCGACATCTAAATCAAGAACCTGAGAATACACTGACATCGAGCAATTGTGATTAGATAAATGGTcgaaacaaaataatcaaatgttGATCATACAGTTTATTGGTTCAGAAGTTTCGTATGACTTGAATCATTACTGAATTGCTCTAGCTCTCTTCAGAAATTTTTTCAGCTTGCCATTGAGGTTCTCTAACCATCAAATATGTGTATGTTAGAAAGACAACAGAAATACGAGTTATATTAGACCACCATTTAGCATATTATGTACACatacataagaaaaacaatgataGCATAATGAAGGTTTTGCTTTGGCTTTTGATACATTGGACTTGATCATTCTTCCTTGTTTTTCCAGTACTAACATAATTATATTCTTCATGATCATCAACTTCAATTAGTACCTTGCTCTTTatcttttttcctttaattgCCTTCCTTCTGATGAGATGATTTCATTTGCAAGAATAATCAGGAcaatgaaaagaagaacaaaagcaTTGAAAAGCTTTCATCTCTTTGGCCTTGATCAACAGAGATATTTTGAAAGCTATTTATAGAGTTAATTTGTAAGACCATTTGAACCATTGGAAATGCTCTAAAAGTATATTAAAGCTATACCACATGCTTGTGCTAAAGTTTCATTAATTGTACTCATTTTTAGTCATGAATTAAGGCTTGCAAGgttagacatatatatatgtgcatatgtTTTTATATAGGCATATATAGATTGTGAGGAGGAAAAGGTAGTGTAAGcacttatttgtttttattatatatttataaacaagTGGTATGGTGTGCGAAGAAGTTACTCTTTGACTTATAAATTCAGATAAGAATCTCATACACTCTTCAATCCTCACAAAATGCTTTcattttatcattgattttcATTAATCGCATGGTTTAATTCGGATCAATTTAAATTGATACATTAACACCAAAAATGGTggaatatctttatatatatatatattaaaactgaaaaagtagatatatttattttatataaactttttacATGCACTTATATTTTACTTTACCTGTTGAAAAATGTGTTATCTCAATTTTTGAGTTTTACGTGCAATTGAAGCGTTATTTATGGGTAAGTCAACCTAGAAGGTCTTTTATCTGGATTTTACAGTGTAGCTTACAGATGTAAACTCCAATCCGGCAATCCATAAGTGTTTTTGTCTGGTGCTTGCGACCGGGTTCATAGATGTTAGTCTACACTACACCAAAAGAATgttttagaggcggttttcgagtcctatagaggcggttttaaccgcctctatagctatagtgttgttttttttacccgtctctaaaccgcctcgtatcaagccggctctacactttagagccgTTTGTACCAACCGTTGGGTAAGTTTTGTTTATAGAAgcggtttttaataacaagagtagaggtggttataaccgcctctatagctaataatttcttattcctctttaatagttttagaggcggttataaccgcttctatagctaataatttcttattcctcttcaatagtaaataattttagaggcggttataaccgcctctatagctaataaatTTGATCTtactcaatagttttagaggtgttTATAAACCCcctctaaaactattatttttctaacatgttcatacttttagaggtggttataaccacctctaaatttgttcattaattaaattatattttattttattttcctactataaataaataaatttatttaacctgtaaataaaaaacatgaatctttcaatacattcaaaaatttcctaatttaattttattgacaaGTAATGAGCTCAAGTacaatgtattttgattaataacaaaatgtgaagagttttacactatttatctacttttattacaaaatattttttttgcttaattacaCAAGCTTCACTTAATTACACAAGCTTCACGTATCCTCTTAATCTTCAACCCTTTCGATCTTTAAATATGAATTCTCCTATATAAGTAAACAAACATTAGCAAATAAAAagctataattgtaattaaaagtaaataaaattctattaaaTGCTAAATTACAAAATCCATACTAtgcataattataaaaatctaattttcaaGTTTAACGTCTAATGTGGAAATAGTGGTTGATATTCTGATAATGGTGGCAAGCATAAACTAGTGAACATAAAGTTTATGggattatgaaaaacaaaattattgtttaagatAGCTAAGTGCAAAACATTTTTCTCAGGTATTAAAATAATCCTTGAATGAGACACCACTGAGATTTGGCTAATTTCTATAGCTCCTTACTACAAACTGTTACATCAAACAAACCCTCTATCCCATTAGACAAATGGTTGATGTCTAAAATGCCTGACTACCTTATTTTATATTCACTTATTTGCCATTGAAAGGATGATGAATTTTGAAACTTTGTTTAGTGGAATTCCCTAACATCCCTACAATGATGGGCAAATTGAGAAATTAAGAATAAGAGatcttttattgatgatatgggagcaaattagttttgtttgtgTTCTTCTTGCACTAATTTAACCATATTTGACTTTGAGCATGATTCATTATGgcttttgagagaaaaaaaaaattcaacaaaagagTATGTAATTGATTAATTTCAAGTGCTTCACTGCAATTAAACCAATCGTAGGAGGTGCatgcaaatatatttttctcaatatcATTAATGAAAGAATAAGCAATTGATTTACCGCATCAGCAGAAATTAAACCATTTTGGTCTTTGTCAAAAACCTTAAAAGCTTCCCCCGGGTCCTTCTCAAACTCAGCATCctttgaaaatacaaatacatatttcattagaacaaacaaatacaaccaATTGCTATTTGTTTGTGATCTTAATAAGTAAAAACCTTGTAGGTGATATGAAAATTACTCTGCTTCTTTCTCAAGAACCAAATGCTGAAGTTGATGCAATGGAAAACTTTGCAAAATCTAACCATGACTGAGTCATTTCCTTCTCTGAACATTACACTTCTGAATATGAATAATGTATGGTGGCCACAAAGATTGTTAATAGCATAAGAATGCATTTCACAAACATAACAACACTAGATAATATACTAAAAAGGAAATACTCAAAGCTAATACAATAAGCATACCTCAAACAAAAGCATTCATTGTCACTCtggaaaatacaaaattttaaaagcatcAACCATGTGAATGAAAGATTTTGTTTACAGAAGGTTTTGTAAAAACATTCATTGAATTAAAggttttgtttacaaaattttaaaagcatacaaaattttaattacctgTCGATGACCAGTTATTCAGGCTTTTGAATGCTTGCTTACAGAAGGTTCCCACAGTATCATTGTGAAATCATCAGAACCTGAAACCAGCCTTTCTGGAGcatttcctttcattttattgtaTCTTTCTAAGGCTACCTGATATTGAGATATAGATAAATATTGAACCATAAATAAGGACCACAAAACAGAACATAAAATGGTTTTCATGCAAGAATTTTGACAAGAAAATGGTATCATCTGAGGAATTCACATAAACTTGAATGCCTCTTCTAATATCCTAATGTAATATCAGAATCACAAGAAATATAGATTCTCATAGATGAATGAAATTACACTGAGTGATCTGCTTATTGAGTAAAAAGCATTGGAATTAATGTACTacaacaaaaaagtaaaaaaaaaaaaacattttttatatcAGTCACCAATGGGATAGAACTAAAATACACGATGGCCATTCGGGGGAGGTATAAAGTTTTACATAACCAACATATTTTCTAGAGTTAAACTTAAGCAGATTTTGAGGAAACAGTTTATGTGGTAAAAGAACATGTTAATCGTCAACTATATACAAAAGACCCACTATCGCCATTATGTTCCATTTATAGAGGAACATTTCTTAGAATTATTTAAAGCTTATAAATTTGTGccttttactaaaaaaaaatagtatctGCATGTTTTGCTTCATTTGAGCTATTTGGTTCTGTGCATTGCGACTTGCTGGAATGCATGACAGAATTAATATCAAAAAGTTTTAAGAAACCAAAATGATCCATAAGCATTTAATCCCactaaaaagaacaaattttatCTTGTTTGCATGATAAACATAGATCTTAAACTGATGCTAATCAAAACAAAGGATAATCAACTATAGACGACTAGTTAAATTGAAGCGTGCAAATGACATGGTAAGAACAgcataccacaaaaactcaatACCCACCGCTTTTTTTCCCTCTGGGGATGAATATGCCTTTCTAGTGTGATCAAAAGGACCAATTCGAAGTATATTCAGTGCTCAAAGCAAGAGAGTTAACCCAATGTCCATGCCCCTGAAAGTTGATGAATTAATGTTGAGAACTTGATAGAATCAGACTCACATTGTAACAT containing:
- the LOC120281687 gene encoding alternative NAD(P)H-ubiquinone oxidoreductase C1, chloroplastic/mitochondrial, encoding MAALTQQALQLLAGGPTMIGRSPKTLLSSASARVSSNHFRGGPKCWDKLLLDYARKCTTELSVFTRGPTRFFSSITVGGRRANQFIRYASTGESAIVYHAWQDNRKPRVCILGGGFGGLYTALRLESLVWPDDKKPQVLLVDQSDHFVFKPMLYELLTGEVDPWEIAPSFVDLLRNTSIQFIKDKVKLLQPTDHLRRFGENDTGDLSSAGSVHLESGIIIEYDWLVLALGAETKLDTVPGSAEYAIPFSTLEDACKVDNKLKLLERVRFGNDSSPIRVAIVGCGYCGVELAATISERLKDKGIVQAINVEDTICPTATPGNREAALKVLSSRNIQLYLGYFVSCIKEVADFNDSKESGQNKFILELQPAKRGMESQTLEADLVLWTVGSKPLVSQLEPFDQYPVLPLNGRGQAETDETLRVRGHPRVFAIGDSAALRDSNGQLLPATAQVAFQQADFAGWNLWAAINDRPLLPFRFQNLGEMMTLGTNDAAITPSFIEGLTLDGPIGHAARKLAYLWRLPTDEHKVKVGISWLTKSAIDSIALLQTSLTKAIAGS